From one bacterium genomic stretch:
- the rpmA gene encoding 50S ribosomal protein L27: MAHKKGLGSSKNGRDSCPKYLGVKRYGGEFVRPGTIIVRQRGTRIHPGLNVGRGGDDTLFATTTGIVEFRTIRGGRKAVNVIPA, encoded by the coding sequence ATGGCACATAAAAAAGGATTGGGTTCGTCAAAGAATGGTAGGGATAGTTGTCCAAAATATTTAGGTGTCAAAAGGTATGGTGGTGAATTTGTGCGCCCTGGCACTATTATTGTAAGGCAGCGTGGCACCAGGATACATCCTGGTCTAAATGTAGGCAGGGGTGGTGATGACACCCTTTTTGCCACTACTACAGGGATAGTTGAGTTTAGAACTATCCGTGGTGGCAGGAAGGCAGTTAATGTGATCCCTGCATAG